GCTATTGCTCAACACCCTGGTCCTGTTCGGGCCGCTGATGGTGTTCGCCCTGCTCAAGCTGGTCTTGCCGGGGCGCCTGCGCGACTACGCGTCGGCGGCAGTGATGTGGATCGCCGAAACCTGGGCCGAGATCGACAAGCTGATCTTCGCCCTGTGCATTCCCACCCGCTGGGACGTGCGCGGCGGCGACGACCTGCAGGTCGACACGTCCTACCTGGTGATCAGCAACCACCAGTCCTGGGTCGATATCCCGGCGCTGATCCAGACCCTCAACCGCCGCACGCCGTTCTTCAAGTTCTTCCTGAAGAAGGAATTGATCTGGGTGCCCTTCCTCGGCCTGGCCTGGTGGGCCCTGGACTACCCGTTCATGAAGCGCTACAGCAAGGCCTTCCTGGCGAAGAACCCCGAGCTGCAAGGCAAGGACCTGGAAATCACCAGGGCGGCCTGCGAGCTGTTCAAGCGCCAGCCGGTCACGGTGGTCAACTACCTGGAAGGCACCCGCTTCACCCCGGCCAAGCGCGAGCAGCAGCAATCGCCCTTCAAGCAGTTGCTCAAGCCGAAAGCCGGTGGCGTGGCATTCGTGCTGGCGGCCATGGGCGAACAGCTCGACGCCATCCTCGACGTGACGGTGGTTTATCCACAGCAGAAGATCCCCGGTTTCTGGGACCTGATCAGCGGCAACGTGCCGCGGGTGATCGTCGATATCCAGACACGAGAGCTGGACCCGGCGTTGTGGCAGGGGGATTACGAAAACGATCCGGCGTTTCGCCAGACCGTCCAGAACTGGGTCAACCAGCTCTGGACCGAGAAAGACCAGCGCATCGACGCCTTGCGCGCCGAGCGCCGTTGATCAGCTGCCGCTGCCGACGCCCCAGATCCCGCCCAGGCTGCTGAGCAGCGAACCGCCAACGCCCTGCTGACCCAGGTATTGCAGGATCACCGGGGCGAACTGGCCGACCATGCCGCTGTCCATGCCCAGCGCGCTGAACGCGGTGTTCAGGTCGTTGGTGTCCTTCACGTTGCCCAACGCGTTCTCCAGGCCCGAGATCTTGGTTCCGCCGTTCTGCCCGAGCAGGCCGCTGAGGGCGCCGAGGTTGCCCAGGGCGTTGCCGCCGGCGAGCTTGTCCAGGCCCGGTACGCTTTTGCTCAGTTGCGAATAGTCGGTGCTGCTCAGCTGGTTCTTCGCCAGGCCGAGCATCGCGCCGGTGCCGCCCACCGCCTGCTCCGGGGTGACGTCCAGCTTGGACAGGGCACTGAGCAGGCCGGCGGTCTGCGAGGTCGGGGCGGCAGCGGCGGCCTTGTCGCCACCCTGCATGCTGGACACGGCATTGGCGGCATCGCTCAGGCTGAAACCACCGGCAAAAACCGGGCTGGCGCCCAGGGTCAGCAACGTAGCCAGTGCAACACTGCGGGAAATCTTCATCGGGACAACCTCTTGAGCATGAAAACCACCCGAGATTGGGTGGGAGAAAACAGCTGTTTGACTGGTGGCCATTAGAAATGTTCCTGTTCGCCTCCAGATAGCAAAGCGCTATGGTTGACCGTCGCTCCCCACACAGCAAGCCACAATGAAAAGAATCTCCTGCCTGCTCCTGGCCGTTGCACTCCTCGCCATCGGCACCTGGCGCATCGGCGCGCCCGTCGATGAACGGGTCTGCGCGGACCAGCCCGCCTACGACGGCCCGCTGACCCGCTTCGTGGCCGATTACTTCAAGCAGAACGATGAACGGGCCTGGCAAGAGGACACCAACGTCTTCGATATCCTGGCCAGCCCCGAAGCCGATGGCATCGCCCGCCAGCCGCAGCGCTATTACTGCGAAGCGCTGGCCCTGCTCGAAAGCCCGGCACGCACCCAGTCGGAAAAGGTCTACACCTCGATCCTGATGCTCAAGCTGCCCATCGACCATTACCTGGGTCTCATGGACCACAGCCACCACCTTTACCAAGCGGGGCGGATCGACGGTACGGTGCTGGGCTTCGTGCTCAAGCCCCGCGGCACCGCCCTCGACTATTGGTGGTTGCCGCAGTGGCGCTCGCGCTTCAACCGGGATGCGCCCTTGGTGTTCAG
This portion of the Pseudomonas sp. MRSN 12121 genome encodes:
- a CDS encoding acyltransferase translates to MRRLLTGCFVTLLLLLNTLVLFGPLMVFALLKLVLPGRLRDYASAAVMWIAETWAEIDKLIFALCIPTRWDVRGGDDLQVDTSYLVISNHQSWVDIPALIQTLNRRTPFFKFFLKKELIWVPFLGLAWWALDYPFMKRYSKAFLAKNPELQGKDLEITRAACELFKRQPVTVVNYLEGTRFTPAKREQQQSPFKQLLKPKAGGVAFVLAAMGEQLDAILDVTVVYPQQKIPGFWDLISGNVPRVIVDIQTRELDPALWQGDYENDPAFRQTVQNWVNQLWTEKDQRIDALRAERR
- a CDS encoding DUF2780 domain-containing protein, whose product is MKISRSVALATLLTLGASPVFAGGFSLSDAANAVSSMQGGDKAAAAAPTSQTAGLLSALSKLDVTPEQAVGGTGAMLGLAKNQLSSTDYSQLSKSVPGLDKLAGGNALGNLGALSGLLGQNGGTKISGLENALGNVKDTNDLNTAFSALGMDSGMVGQFAPVILQYLGQQGVGGSLLSSLGGIWGVGSGS